From the genome of Brevibacterium sp. JSBI002, one region includes:
- a CDS encoding DNA-formamidopyrimidine glycosylase family protein has translation MPELPEVNALIDFLRPRLIGDFVTRADIAELSLLKTVDPSIDALAGLAITEVARRGRALVIGFDGLSLVCRFARMGWLNWHDTAPSGPTRMGKGPLGMRVTLASGAAFDLIEPGSKKNAAVSLVRDPSEVPALASLGPDVLSLTVDELAAALSESTSRIKTVLEDQRVISGLGNAYTDEILHAAKLSPFATAKTVDPQALHTAIHEVLDAARSRLIGLPPGKIKTAKKRGFSVHGRTGETCRVCGETVAEVSFADKSFQYCPGCQTGGRKLSDRRMDRLLK, from the coding sequence ATGCCGGAGCTGCCCGAGGTCAATGCGCTGATCGACTTCCTGCGTCCGCGGCTGATCGGGGACTTCGTCACCCGCGCGGACATCGCCGAACTCAGCCTGCTCAAGACCGTCGACCCGAGCATCGATGCGCTCGCCGGACTTGCTATCACCGAGGTGGCCCGCCGTGGGCGAGCCCTCGTCATCGGTTTCGACGGACTCAGTCTCGTCTGCCGTTTCGCCCGAATGGGCTGGCTGAACTGGCATGACACCGCACCGAGTGGTCCGACCCGGATGGGCAAGGGGCCGTTGGGAATGCGCGTAACCCTGGCCTCGGGGGCCGCCTTCGACCTCATCGAACCCGGGTCGAAGAAGAACGCCGCCGTGTCCCTCGTCCGCGACCCCTCCGAGGTGCCCGCCCTCGCATCGCTCGGCCCCGACGTCCTGAGCCTCACCGTCGACGAACTCGCCGCGGCCCTATCCGAATCGACCTCCCGGATCAAAACGGTCCTCGAAGATCAGAGAGTCATCTCAGGCCTCGGTAATGCCTATACCGACGAGATCCTCCACGCCGCGAAGCTCTCCCCGTTCGCAACCGCGAAGACCGTCGACCCGCAGGCGCTGCACACCGCCATCCACGAGGTGCTCGATGCCGCCCGCAGCAGGCTCATCGGCCTGCCGCCGGGCAAGATCAAAACCGCGAAGAAGCGCGGATTCTCCGTTCACGGCCGCACAGGTGAGACCTGTCGTGTCTGCGGGGAGACCGTCGCCGAGGTGTCCTTTGCCGACAAGTCCTTCCAGTACTGCCCCGGCTGTCAGACCGGCGGAAGGAAGCTCTCCGACCGTCGCATGGACCGCCTCCTCAAGTGA